TCCGCTCGTTCCCATGAGACCGATCTCCGGAGCGAAGAGGTGCATGCTGCCGCCCCGGCCGCGGGAGATCCCCGTCTCCCGGCCGTACAGCTCGGCGATGAGCGCGGCTGGCGACACCCCCTTGGCCAGCGCGTGGCCGTGGCCGCGGTGCGTGCTGAAGACCGCGTCGCCATCGGTCAATCCGGCGCAGACACCGGCGGCTACGGCCTCCTCGCCGACGTAAGTGTGGCAAGCGCCGTGGATCAGCCCGGCCATGAAGGACCTCGCCAACCGCTCTTCCACCGTCCGGATCGTGAACATGGTCCGGTACAGCCATCGGTGCAGCTCGAATCGATCCCTGCTGTTGGCAGACATTGCCCTCTCCGGCTAAAAAACTTGCCTGTTGCACGCGGCCCTGTACATTGTCGAATGTCCTTCAAAAATACAAGTAGATCTTCCCGCGGGGCAAGGTAGATTTTCCCTCCCGGCGGGTCGCCGTCCGGCTTCATCCCGAAGGGAGACTGACATGGCTGTGGAACAGTCCGAAACCCATCGCGGACTGACCGTCGAAGAGGTCGGCGCGTTCCACGACCAGGGGTTCCTGGTGGCCGGCAAGTTGCTGGAGGACGATCACGTGGAAGTTCTGCGGGCGGAATACGACCGCGTGTTCGAAACGGCGCGCGAAAGCGGCCGGTACCGCAACCTCTCCATCGATGACACGGAAGACGAGTCGCGTAAGCGCAAAGCACGAACGCAGATGCTGCAGATCATGCAGATGTGCGAGCGCAGCATCGAGTTCAGGAAACTGCTCTACCACGGGCCCATCCTGGACATCGTCGAGTCCCTGCTGGGACCGAACATCCAGCTTTTCCACGACCAGGCCCTTTACAAGCCGCCCCGGCAGGGCGGTCCCGTTTTCTGGCACCAGGACAACGGTTACTGGCAGTGCACCCCCGCCAACCTGGTGAGCTGCTGGCTCACCCTGGACGACGTGGACGTGTCGAACGGGGCCATGCACCTGATCCCCGGGTCACACCGGCTCCTGGTCTCCCACGAACGGTCGGCCGAGACCGGTGCCCTCCTCGACCTGGGAGACCAGGCCGAATCGGAAAGGGCGACGGTGGTCGACCTGCCCGCCGGCGGCGCCATGTTCCACCACTGCCAGACCATGCACCACACCCCGGCAAACGTCACCGACCGGCCGCGCCGGGCCTTCGCCATCCACTACATGACACCCGGCACGAAGCGCATGCGGGACGGGACATACATCGATGTCTCCTTCGCCCATCCCATGCTGCGGATGCGGGTGTAGGGAGCCTGAATGACTGAAACCGAAACCCTGCGGTGGGAACCCCTCGGCCCTGACGTGGAGTCCATCCTGGCCGCCGAAAGCGATCCGCTCCTGGCCCTGTCGGAAGGCCGGGTCCCCGCGATCATATGCCGGCAGGCCTATTCGCCCGCCCACTGCCAGGATCTGATCAAGCGGTTTATCGACCGCGGGTTGATGCGGGATCCATCCGATCCGGTTGCCGCGGAAAAGGACAGCCGCACGCGGATCGATATCGGCACGAGCCTGGCGAACCGGGGTTCCGACAAGGAGGCTTTTCTGACTCACGCGGTCGGCACGCGTATGCTGTACGAGAGCCTGTTCAACGGGTATGAGGATCCCGTAAAACTACTCTACGGGGTGCTGGATACGCTCGCGGGAGAGAAGCGGGTCATGACCGCGCGGGAGCCGGACGGCCGCAAGTACGGCCCGGCCATCTTCCGCATCCACTACGGGGGGCATACCTACAAGCCCCACATCGACCACGTCACGCTCCGGGAAAAGCGGTTCGACTACGACGTGACGCGATTCGGCCACCAGTTCGCCGGGGTCCTCTGCTTCCAGAACGCCCTGCACGAGGGACGTAGCACCCAGGCCATCCTGCACCGGTGCATGTGGACGCCCGAGGTGCAGGAGTCCATCGCCACCGACACCTTCCCCGAATACGCCCGGCGCAACGGCGTAAGCAGCTACACCGTCGATCTGGAGCAGGGCGATCTCTACTTCTTCAACACCCGCCTTATCCACGAGGTGCCCGCCGTGGAAGGCGATCTGCCGCGCATCGTCCTGGCCACCTTCATCGGTTATTCCCCCGACGACCCGGAAGTCTACGTCTGGTCGTGAAGCGTAATCGGTACGTTATCGGGCGTTAGCGGTCAGACAGTTGTACAATTGTACAATAGTGTCCGGTCCTCACGCCACGTCCAGTACCGCCTGGAGGTTCTTCGACGCGATCATCATCAATGTTCGAGCAGTATCGATTGGACGTGCCAGGTCGTTTTTGTATTGCACAAACTGTCGGATTCAGTAAATTGAAAGGACAATCGAATACAGCCGCAGGTGGCGGTAAGCAATTACGCTGAAAAGGGAAGATGGTGCGAATCCATCACGGTCCCGCCACTGTGTTCGGGGACGAAACTCAAACTCGTCACTGCCGGTCAGGCTGAGTCCATGGACCGGCGGGAAGACTTGAGGAGTAGGATGATCCGTCAGTCAGGAGACCTGCCTGCGCGCTGTGCGAACGCTTCTCCGTGAGCAGAGAGGCCGAGCCCGGATGCGCATGCCTGCCGTCCCGACCCAGCCCTTCCCTTGCGGAGCGGCTGGTTTTTTTATGCGGAAAGGGGATGAGTCAGCGTGAGCGTGGAAGCCGCCAAAGGGGTGGAAACCGCCATCCGCGTAGAAAACCTCTCCTGCGGTTACGATCGCCGCCCGGTGCTGGAAGGCCTGTCGTTCGATCTGCGCCAGGGCGAGATGCTGGGGGTAATCGGGCCGAACGGATCGGGAAAGAGCACGTTGATACGCGCGCTTACGCGGATTCTGCCGCTGAGCCGGGGACGCATAGCGCTTTACGGAACACCGCTTCAGGACTACACGGTCCGTGAGATCGCACGCGAGGTCGCCGTCATTCCCCAGCAGACGCCGGTTACCTTCGCCTTCTCCTCGCTGGACGTCGTCATGATGGGCAGGACGCCCCATCTCCGGCGCTTCCGTCGAGAAGGTCCGGAAGACCGTGAAATCGCCATCGAAGCCATGCGGCGGACCGACTGCCTCGCCTTCAGGGACCGCCCCATACACGAACTCTCCGGCGGCGAACGGCAGCGCGTCATCATCGCCCGGGCGCTGGCGCAGCAGCCATCGATCCTGCTCCTGGATGAACCGACTTCTTTCCTGGACCTGAACCACCAGGTCGAGATATTCGATCTGCTTCGCCACGTGTGCGCCCGCGACGGGCTCGCCGTGCTGTGCGTGTCCCACGACCTCAATCTCTCGTCAGAGTACTGCCACAGGCTGATGATGCTGAAAGAGGGACGTATCTACACCGACGGACCGCCCGAGCACATCCTTACCCAGGGACACATCAAGGCGGTTTTCGAGACCGATGTGACCGTTATTAAAAGCCCCTATTCGGGTTCGCCGCAGATCATATTGAAACCGGGAGACTGACCGGCTTGACGATGAAACGACCCCTCATACTGGTCTTGACGGCCGTAATCCTCTTCGTCGCCTGTGTCTTCTCCATGGGGGTGGGCGCCGTGTATATCCCGGCCGGCGCCGTGCTGCAGGTGCTGGCGGATAACCTGTGGCCTGGCGGTACGCTCGAGACGGCGAAGACGGCGACGGACACGATCGTCTGGGAGATCCGCCTGCCGAGAACCCTCCTGGCGGTGCTCGTCGGAGCCGCCCTGGCCAGTTCGGGCGGGGTGATGCAGGGGTTCTTCCAGAATCCCATGGCCGATCCCTATATCATGGGCATATCGGCCGGCGCCGCGCTGGGTGCCACGGTCGCAGTCACCCTGGACCTGGAATTCTGGATGCTCGGTCTGAACGCCGTATCCATCGCGGCGTTCCTCTGCGGCCTGGCCGTGACCATGGTGGTGTACGCCTTTTCCCGCCGGGGTGGCCGCGTGGCTTCGACCACCCTGCTGCTGACGGGCATCGCCATCGGCGCCATGGCGACCTCCTTTACGTCCTACATGCTCGTGATGGGCGGCGAGAACCAGCGGCAGTTGCTCTTCTGGCTCATGGGCAGCCTGTCCGCCCGGAGATGGGACCACGTCTGGATGCTTCTGCCCTACGCGGCGGTGGGTCTGGCCGTCGTCCTCGTATACGCCCGGGAACTGAACGTCCTGCTGCTGGGGGATGAGCAGGCGTCCCAGCTGGGCGTGCACGTCGAACGGGTCAAACTGATCCTGCTGACGGCGGCCGCCTGCCTCGCCGCGGCCGCGGTATCGGTAAGTGGCATCATCGGTTTCGTTGGCCTGCTGGCGCCGCACATGGTCCGGCTGATCGTAGGACCCGACTACCGCATCCTGACGCCCATGGCCGCCCTGGCCGGCGCCCTGTTGCTGGTGCTGGCCGACCTGGTCGCCCGGACGGCCATGGCGCCGGCCGAAATGCCCATTGGCATCCTGACCACATTACTCGGCGCCCCCTTCTTCCTGTACCTGCTGCACCGGCAACGCCGGGTCTGAATCGGGCGCGCCGGTCTGAATTGAGCGCGCCGGGTTGAACCGGGCGCGCCGGTCTGAACAAAGGAGATCGCATGCCCAGGCTTACGAAAATCTACACCCGCAAAGGCGACGACGGGACCACTGCCCTCGGAAGCCGCCAGCGCGTACCCAAGGAGTCGCCCCGCGTGGCGAGCTACGGCACCGTGGACGAGCTCGATTCCGTCATCGGTATCGCACTGGCGCACGGACTGGCACCCCGGCTGACCGAAACGCTGCCGGTCATTCAGAACGAACTCTTCCACCTGGGATCGGACCTGTGCTTCACCGAAGAGGACAAGGTGAAGTACCAGATCCCGCTGATCGAAGCCCGGCACGTCGAGAAACTCGAGGCGATCATCGACGAGTTGAATCCCATCGTCGGACGGCTCGAGAACTTCATCCTGCCCGGCGGGTGCCCGGGCGCCGCGTACCTCCACCTGGCGCGGACGGTCTGCCGGCGCGCGGAACGGGAAGTGGCGGCCCTGTCCCGCGACGAGGCAATCGGGGACTACGTGCTGGCCTACCTGAACCGCCTCTCCGACCTTCTTTTCGTCATGTCACGATATGAAAACAAGGAACGGGGCGTCGAGGAACCGCTTTGGGACAGCAGGTTGTAGGATGGAAGAAACACTCGACCGCCACGAGCATTACCTGCTCAAGAAAGACGGAAGGTTCCTCGTTGCCGAACTGCGCACGCCCCATCAGGTGCTGAGTACCTCGGCCTGCAGCGGCGGAATGACCGACCGCGTCCGTTTTCTCGTCAACCACCAAAGCGTCGAGGGCCAGGGCCACCTGGATCGTTTCGAATGGATGTTGGGACTCGGCGAGACGGGATACCACCACCACATATGCAAGGAGCTCGGGCTGGAATCGGAAGCCGTCGCGATGATGGGCACGGCCGCGAACATGAACTACGCGGCCCGGATCGTGGAGACCTTCGCGGAACTGCGCGTATGCGCCGTCGTGACCGCCGGGGTCGAGGGTAACGCCGGCTGCGCGGGCGATCCCGCGGACTGGCATGAAGCGGAATCCGGGCAGATGGAGAGACATCCCCACGAGAGACATCCTCACGACGGTACGATCAACACGATGCTGCTTGTCAACTGGCCGCTTACGCCCGGCGCCATGGCCCGCGCAGTCGTCACCATGACGGAGGGCAAGTCGGCGGCCCTCCGGGACCTGGCCGTATCTAGCCGGTACTCCCAGGACCTGGCGACCGGAACGGGCACCGACCAGTACAGTATCGCCGCGCCCCTGGACGAGTCGAAACGGCCCAAGGCCAGGGCGGGTCACCACGCGAAACTGGGCGAATTGATCGGCAGGTCCGTCCGCCGGGCGACCCTGGAGGCGCTGAGGTGGCAGAACGGACTGGAAGCGTCCGGCACGCGCAGCCTTTATCACGCGCTCAAACGTTACGGGTTCAAAGCCGATCTGTTACCGCCCGCCATGGAAAGCCGCCTGGGCGCGGAGGAATACGCACTCCTGGACAGGAACATCCGGTCGGTCGTCCACGATCCGGGCGTTTCGGCCGCCGCGTACGCCTATGCGGCGGTATGGGACCGTCTGAGGTACGGGACCCTTTCTACCGAACTGGCCGCCCCGCTGCTGAGACAGCAGGCCGCCGTACTTGCCTCCGCTGTCGCGACGAAACCGGAGGCATGGCCGGCCTGTTTTGAACAGCTTGCCGTCCATGAAGACGCGTTGCTGGATGCCGTCTACGACGCGATAGCCCTGGGATGGCGCCTGAAATGGACCTGACGGCACTCGCGCCGCACCCCGTTCTGCTCCTCTGCGCGGTGGTATTGGACGGCATCCTGGGAGATCCGGTCTACCGGTGGCACCCGGTACGTCTGATGGGCCACACGCTCACGGGCATCGAGCGCATGCTCCGCGGGATAGGGCTGGACGGTTACGCGGGCGGGTGCATGCTGTTCCTGGCGCTCTCTGCGTTCTGGGTAGGCGTCAGTGCGGCGTTGGCCCTGTGGCTGAACGGTCTGCATCCGGCGCTGAACGGAGTCTACCAGGTTTTCTTGATTTACAGCATGGTGGCGCTACGGGACCTGTGCCGGCACGGCATGGCCATCGATCGTGCCGGGGACCTGGAAGGCGCGAGACGGGCCGTGTCCATGCTGGTCGGACGGGATACGTCCGCCATGGACACCGCGGCCTGCCGGCGGGCAGGCATGGAAAGTCTGAGCGAGAACGCGGTAGACGGGTTCATTGCGCCGCTGTTTTGGTATGCCCTGCTGGGGTTGCCGGGCATCGTGCTCTGCAAGGTGATCAGCACGATGGATTCCATGGTGGGGTACCGCACGCCCCGCTATCTGCGCTTCGGTTGGTGCGGGGCGCGGCTGGACGACCTGTTCAATCTCCTGCCCGCCCGCCTCACCTGGCTGCTGGTGGCGGCGGTTGCGTTTCTCCTGCCCGGATATTCGGGTCGCAAGGCGCTGTCGGTAGGCTGGCGGCAGCATAGGCTCATTCCAGGTCCGAACTCCGGGTGGAGCGAAGCGGCGGCGGCAGGCGCCGTGCAGCGGCGGCTGATCGGGCCGATATGGCAGGATGGAAAGCTGGTTACGGAGATCTGGATCGGCGACGTAGGAGATCCGGAAGGCGGCCAGGTCGGCGACCTGCGCCGCATGTGCGTACTGGCCGTGGTTACCTGCCTTCTTGCGGCTGTTCTCACGGCATTAGCGGCGTCCGCGATGGCCGGTCTGAATTAGCACCACCTGGTCCGCCAGGATCAAACCCTACCGCACCACCCCGTAGAACCGCGCCAGAAAACTGGTCGGGACGAAAAGGGTATAGAGCAGGCGCAGCATCCAGGTCAGCAGTAACGTTCGTACCGGCCCGCGGCGTTCCCAGCGCCGCGCGGAGGTCAGCACGGCTTCGTCGATCCAGTCCAGGCCACCGACCTTCTTCAGCCGGTCGGCGAACCGGGCGTCTTCGAAGACCGGAATCCCGGGAAATCCCCCCACCGCCTCGAAGGCCTCCCGCGTGGTATAGATCGCCTGGTCGCCGTAGGTAATGCCCAGGAAGCGCGACCGAAAATTGGTGCCCCGCGCGATCCACCGGTATATCCGCTTCGCATGGGCGATGTCGAAACGGAATCGTCCTCCGGCCTTGCCGCGCTCGCAGATCGATTCGGCTACGAGTTCCCGCCATCGGTCCGGAAGCCGCGTATCGGCGTGTAGAAACAGCAGCACGTCCCCGGACGAGGCCGCGGCGCCCGCGTTCATCTGGATCGCCCTGCCCCGCATGCTGGACTCAATGAGTCTCGCCCCCGGCCTCGACCGGACGATCTCCGGCGTGCCATCGTCACTTCCGCCGTCCACGACGATGATTTCCAGGCTGGCCGGACTGGTCGGAGCGGCCGAACCTGGCGGACCGGTAGGACCGGGCGGACCGGCCGACTCGTCAGGACCATGCAGCTCGGTTGGACCCGTCGTCCCAGGCAGACCGGCCGGCTCGTCCGGACGCACCGATCCGCCTTCGAACTGTCCCAGGCAGTCCTCGACCGTCGATGCCTCGTTGAGTGTGGGGATGATGACGCTGATCCGGGGGCCCCCGGCGTGATACGCATTCCCGTGCCCGGACGGGTTATGGTCGAGCAGAGATGCCGGGGTCGATGAGGCTGGCTT
Above is a window of Gemmatimonadota bacterium DNA encoding:
- a CDS encoding phytanoyl-CoA dioxygenase family protein, which translates into the protein MAVEQSETHRGLTVEEVGAFHDQGFLVAGKLLEDDHVEVLRAEYDRVFETARESGRYRNLSIDDTEDESRKRKARTQMLQIMQMCERSIEFRKLLYHGPILDIVESLLGPNIQLFHDQALYKPPRQGGPVFWHQDNGYWQCTPANLVSCWLTLDDVDVSNGAMHLIPGSHRLLVSHERSAETGALLDLGDQAESERATVVDLPAGGAMFHHCQTMHHTPANVTDRPRRAFAIHYMTPGTKRMRDGTYIDVSFAHPMLRMRV
- a CDS encoding heme ABC transporter ATP-binding protein, which produces MSVEAAKGVETAIRVENLSCGYDRRPVLEGLSFDLRQGEMLGVIGPNGSGKSTLIRALTRILPLSRGRIALYGTPLQDYTVREIAREVAVIPQQTPVTFAFSSLDVVMMGRTPHLRRFRREGPEDREIAIEAMRRTDCLAFRDRPIHELSGGERQRVIIARALAQQPSILLLDEPTSFLDLNHQVEIFDLLRHVCARDGLAVLCVSHDLNLSSEYCHRLMMLKEGRIYTDGPPEHILTQGHIKAVFETDVTVIKSPYSGSPQIILKPGD
- a CDS encoding adenosylcobinamide amidohydrolase — encoded protein: MKTRNGASRNRFGTAGCRMEETLDRHEHYLLKKDGRFLVAELRTPHQVLSTSACSGGMTDRVRFLVNHQSVEGQGHLDRFEWMLGLGETGYHHHICKELGLESEAVAMMGTAANMNYAARIVETFAELRVCAVVTAGVEGNAGCAGDPADWHEAESGQMERHPHERHPHDGTINTMLLVNWPLTPGAMARAVVTMTEGKSAALRDLAVSSRYSQDLATGTGTDQYSIAAPLDESKRPKARAGHHAKLGELIGRSVRRATLEALRWQNGLEASGTRSLYHALKRYGFKADLLPPAMESRLGAEEYALLDRNIRSVVHDPGVSAAAYAYAAVWDRLRYGTLSTELAAPLLRQQAAVLASAVATKPEAWPACFEQLAVHEDALLDAVYDAIALGWRLKWT
- a CDS encoding glycosyltransferase, whose protein sequence is MKPSSGHWNGPSDKPASSTPASLLDHNPSGHGNAYHAGGPRISVIIPTLNEASTVEDCLGQFEGGSVRPDEPAGLPGTTGPTELHGPDESAGPPGPTGPPGSAAPTSPASLEIIVVDGGSDDGTPEIVRSRPGARLIESSMRGRAIQMNAGAAASSGDVLLFLHADTRLPDRWRELVAESICERGKAGGRFRFDIAHAKRIYRWIARGTNFRSRFLGITYGDQAIYTTREAFEAVGGFPGIPVFEDARFADRLKKVGGLDWIDEAVLTSARRWERRGPVRTLLLTWMLRLLYTLFVPTSFLARFYGVVR
- a CDS encoding iron ABC transporter permease, giving the protein MKRPLILVLTAVILFVACVFSMGVGAVYIPAGAVLQVLADNLWPGGTLETAKTATDTIVWEIRLPRTLLAVLVGAALASSGGVMQGFFQNPMADPYIMGISAGAALGATVAVTLDLEFWMLGLNAVSIAAFLCGLAVTMVVYAFSRRGGRVASTTLLLTGIAIGAMATSFTSYMLVMGGENQRQLLFWLMGSLSARRWDHVWMLLPYAAVGLAVVLVYARELNVLLLGDEQASQLGVHVERVKLILLTAAACLAAAAVSVSGIIGFVGLLAPHMVRLIVGPDYRILTPMAALAGALLLVLADLVARTAMAPAEMPIGILTTLLGAPFFLYLLHRQRRV
- the cobD gene encoding cobalamin biosynthesis protein CobD; translation: MAPEMDLTALAPHPVLLLCAVVLDGILGDPVYRWHPVRLMGHTLTGIERMLRGIGLDGYAGGCMLFLALSAFWVGVSAALALWLNGLHPALNGVYQVFLIYSMVALRDLCRHGMAIDRAGDLEGARRAVSMLVGRDTSAMDTAACRRAGMESLSENAVDGFIAPLFWYALLGLPGIVLCKVISTMDSMVGYRTPRYLRFGWCGARLDDLFNLLPARLTWLLVAAVAFLLPGYSGRKALSVGWRQHRLIPGPNSGWSEAAAAGAVQRRLIGPIWQDGKLVTEIWIGDVGDPEGGQVGDLRRMCVLAVVTCLLAAVLTALAASAMAGLN
- a CDS encoding thiamine pyrophosphate-dependent dehydrogenase E1 component subunit alpha — its product is MSANSRDRFELHRWLYRTMFTIRTVEERLARSFMAGLIHGACHTYVGEEAVAAGVCAGLTDGDAVFSTHRGHGHALAKGVSPAALIAELYGRETGISRGRGGSMHLFAPEIGLMGTSGIVGPCILQAAGAGYSARLLGNGSVGVAFFGDGAVGNGAFHEGLNLAAIYDLPVLFVCENNLYATEVPFSHASRNPD
- a CDS encoding cob(I)yrinic acid a,c-diamide adenosyltransferase, with the protein product MPRLTKIYTRKGDDGTTALGSRQRVPKESPRVASYGTVDELDSVIGIALAHGLAPRLTETLPVIQNELFHLGSDLCFTEEDKVKYQIPLIEARHVEKLEAIIDELNPIVGRLENFILPGGCPGAAYLHLARTVCRRAEREVAALSRDEAIGDYVLAYLNRLSDLLFVMSRYENKERGVEEPLWDSRL